The Deltaproteobacteria bacterium genome includes the window GCGGCGGAGAGATTGATCAGGCGCCCTTCGGCCAGTACGTAGATCTTCCGCCCGTCCTCCAGGATATGCTCGTCGACGAAGTTGCGTACATCCTTCCGGACCGACTTGGAGATGTTATTGAGGGCCACGAGATCGAGTTCGACGTCGAAGTGACCCGAGTTACAGACCATGCAGCCGTCCTTCATGACCCTGAAATGTTCTTCCCGTACGACGTGTATGTCGCCGGTCAGGGTGCAGATCAGGTCGGCAATCCGGGCCGCCTCGATCATCGGCATGACCCGGAATCCGTCCATGGCCGCCTCGATCGCCTTGACCGGATCGACCTCGGTGACGATGACGTTCGCACCCATCCCCCGGGCACGGTCGGCAAACCCCCGTCCGCACCAGCCGTAACCGGCGGCAACCACGGTCTTGCCGGCAAGGAGTATGTCGGTCGCCCGGATGATCCCGTCGAGGGTCGACTGCCCCGTGCCGTACCGGTTGTCGAAGAGGTGCTTGGTGTCGGCGTCGTTGACGGCGATCACCGGAAAGAGAAGGGCGTCGTCCTTTTCCATCGCCTTCAACCGGATCACACCGGTGGTGGTCTCCTCCATGCTGCACACGATCTGCCCGGCCAGCTCCGGATGGTCTGCATGGATGGTCGAGACCAGGTCGGCCCCGTCGTCCATTGTTATGTTGGGACCGTGCTTGACGGCCGCCTGGATATGGCTGTAGAAGGTGTCCCGGTCCTCCCCCTTGACCGCAAATACGGGAATCCCGTAATCCCGAACGAGGGAGGCCGCCACATCGTCCTGTGTGGAAAGGGGGTTGCTGGCACAGAGAAGGACGTCGGCGCCGCCCGCCTTCAGCGTCCGGACCAGATTCGCCGTCTCCGCCGTCACATGGAGGCAGGCGGAAATCTTCAGTCCTTGGAAGGGGAGTTCCTGCTCAAAACGGGCCCGGACCTCCTTCAGGACCGGCATGTCCTGATCGGCCCACTCGATTCGCCGTCTCCCTTCGTCGGCAAGTTCCGGCGCCGCAATATCACATTTGGTCGTTGTTTCCGTTGCCATCGGTTCTTCCTTTCCTCTGTTTGTTTACACCATGAAGGACATGAAGATCATAAAGAAAAATCAAATCAAGTTATTACCGACCGTTCGCTATGCTCACTCAAGACGCAGAGTGCGTAAAGGAGGACAGGGGAAATTCTTTGTTTTTTCTCTGCGTCCTCCGCGACTCTGCGGTGAGATCATGTCTTTCTTATCTTTTGTGATTTGTTTTGCCTTCTCTGTGACCTCCGTGTGCTGGTGAATGCTTTTGCTTTTGATCTTGAACTTAGCCTCTTTGTGCCTTTGCCTTTGCCTCTTCGCTTTCTCAGAGTCCCGCTGCCGACTTGAGCTCTTCTGCCATGTCGGTCTTTTCCCAGGTGAATCCCGGTCCCTTCTTCCAGTGGATCCCCTCCGGGCTTCGCCCGAAATGGCCGTAGGCGGCGGTCGCCCGATAGATCGGACGCTTCAAATCAAGTTTTTTAATGATCGCCGCCGGCCGCATGTCGAAAATCTCCCGGATAATCTCGATGA containing:
- a CDS encoding adenosylhomocysteinase, which produces MATETTTKCDIAAPELADEGRRRIEWADQDMPVLKEVRARFEQELPFQGLKISACLHVTAETANLVRTLKAGGADVLLCASNPLSTQDDVAASLVRDYGIPVFAVKGEDRDTFYSHIQAAVKHGPNITMDDGADLVSTIHADHPELAGQIVCSMEETTTGVIRLKAMEKDDALLFPVIAVNDADTKHLFDNRYGTGQSTLDGIIRATDILLAGKTVVAAGYGWCGRGFADRARGMGANVIVTEVDPVKAIEAAMDGFRVMPMIEAARIADLICTLTGDIHVVREEHFRVMKDGCMVCNSGHFDVELDLVALNNISKSVRKDVRNFVDEHILEDGRKIYVLAEGRLINLSAAEGHPACVMDMSFATQALASEYAVQEKGKLGRKVYEVPKKIDSWVASLKLSTMGISIDELTEEQQKYLSSWNMGT